AAAGTAGTAAGTATTTGTGGAACATGCCCGAAACGAAGATCTTTCTCATGTAAAGTTTCAAGGTCAAGCGAAACAACCGCCTTGCCTGGATACCTTTTAACTAGCAGTTCACCGCGACTGGTGCAACCAAGGAAATCTACAGCCTTGTCAAACTgcacaaaaaaaagtttactcCATGATTCATGTACACCATACTCCCCCATCCTCCATATGAAGCATGAATTTAATGAATGCGACCTCATAAAGTCTCTGTATTCGTCTTCGTTGATGTCATTGATTCGGTAGAAACCCCTTGTAATGAAGGCTAGTTTCCCCTTGAACACCATCAGACATCTTGGTATTGCAATTAGACCTTGTGGTAGCAGTTGTCCATCAGGGAGTGCTATCTCTCCAAATTTATCATTATTGACATCAAATGACCAAATCATGTAACGAATCCCTTGAGCTTCTATAACCCGTCTCAACCAATGCAAAGCCCCACTAACAAATATGGAAGTCTGATTCTTGATAAGGCCCACCGTATTGTTTGTCAATGACATTTCAACCCTTCTCCAAGAGTTGGAGCTCAATGTATAAACCTCCGCGCCATGCTCAACCCAATGGTTGTCGGGTGAACGCTTTTGAGAGATCTTGACAACCTTGTAGTCATTGGTCTTGGAATCATAAGCAAATCCAGTAGAAATACAATAATATTGAGGTAAGGAAGAATCAGGCAACCTCTTAAACTTTCTAATGCTGGGGTTCCACAAATGTATATCAGCGAAAAAACTTTCATATTGAGTGAGACACACCAGGCCATTGCATGCTGAGTAGGCACGAGATAAAGGAAGACCAGAGGGAATTGGGTACTCGGAAATCCTATTAAATGTGTGGTCGTAACCACCGATAAAGCTTCGGATGGTAGTGTTAGAACGAATGCTTATGAGATAAGctaagttgttgttgttgttgttgttaagatTAAGATCAAGGTGGGTGGAGATGAAATCAGGAGTGGTGATTGAGGAATCCCAGGTTTTTGAAACACACCTGAATCTTAGGACTGATTTGACAGGTAGGTTTGCCAAGATGTTGAGTACGATGTCGTCTGGGAGATAATCCTTCTTTTGTAAGAGGAtctgaggaggaggaggaggaggaagaggttC
This portion of the Castanea sativa cultivar Marrone di Chiusa Pesio chromosome 7, ASM4071231v1 genome encodes:
- the LOC142643690 gene encoding F-box/kelch-repeat protein At3g23880-like, with amino-acid sequence MSQTSEPLPPPPPPQILLQKKDYLPDDIVLNILANLPVKSVLRFRCVSKTWDSSITTPDFISTHLDLNLNNNNNNNLAYLISIRSNTTIRSFIGGYDHTFNRISEYPIPSGLPLSRAYSACNGLVCLTQYESFFADIHLWNPSIRKFKRLPDSSLPQYYCISTGFAYDSKTNDYKVVKISQKRSPDNHWVEHGAEVYTLSSNSWRRVEMSLTNNTVGLIKNQTSIFVSGALHWLRRVIEAQGIRYMIWSFDVNNDKFGEIALPDGQLLPQGLIAIPRCLMVFKGKLAFITRGFYRINDINEDEYRDFMRSHSLNSCFIWRMGEYGVHESWSKLFFVQFDKAVDFLGCTSRGELLVKRYPGKAVVSLDLETLHEKDLRFGHVPQILTTFMESLVLLDGATDLSG